One Mesoplodon densirostris isolate mMesDen1 chromosome X, mMesDen1 primary haplotype, whole genome shotgun sequence genomic region harbors:
- the RAI2 gene encoding retinoic acid-induced protein 2, whose translation MDDLQSQNLSMDMTDSSPALANNRLENGMAQLITTEAWNINSTDLVKKALVTVPAPSILNPPAESQSGMALKVAATVLQPLCLGESPVVMPIHMQVEGSSAPELNPNGNATYVMTTQGPVQLPVVLEQHVFQHLNSPLVLPQEAPCSSSAIHSNLFQGAEDPEAQPQLLDLRIPSQPQEPTLPFEAVLQNLFPSQGALGPPPCQPPPGYAPVPPQPFNSPLSPLVPPATLLVPYPVIVPLPVPVPIPIPIPVPQSSESKFSPSFRKPPSSFGLHPFKGTQTPLQKEELKPFNLFPPREYFQLGRHTVIKMGSENEALDLSMKSVPWLKAGEVSPPMCQEDAALDLSLAAHRKSEPPPETLYDSSGSADSPGHTVMEKLPSGTEVPFAPTTPHEASAVMDSHMGSSAASELPSQPSGEVKAENNIEIVSESQAAKVIVSVEDTVPTIFCGKLKGLSGVSTKNFSFKREDSMLQGYDINSPGEESMGNTEPLRKPVKNRSIKLKKVNSQEIHMLPIKKQRLATFFPRK comes from the coding sequence ATGGACGATCTGCAGTCCCAGAACCTCTCCATGGACATGACCGACTCCTCCCCTGCCTTGGCCAATAACAGACTGGAGAACGGCATGGCCCAGCTGATCACCACTGAGGCCTGGAACATCAACTCCACCGACCTGGTAAAGAAGGCCCTGGTGACCGTGCCGGCCCCGTCCATTCTGAACCCCCCGGCTGAGTCCCAAAGCGGCATGGCTCTGAAGGTAGCGGCCACCGTGCTGCAGCCCCTGTGCCTCGGGGAGAGCCCGGTGGTGATGCCCATTCACATGCAGGTGGAGGGCAGCTCCGCGCCTGAGCTCAACCCTAACGGCAACGCCACGTACGTCATGACCACACAGGGCCCCGTGCAGCTGCCGGTGGTGCTGGAGCAGCATGTCTTCCAGCACCTCAACTCCCCTCTGGTCCTGCCACAGGAGGCCCCGTGCTCCTCCAGCGCCATCCACAGCAACCTCTTCCAGGGAGCCGAGGACcccgaggcccagccccagctcctggaCCTCAGGATCCCCAGCCAGCCGCAGGAGCCCACGTTGCCCTTCGAAGCCGTGCTCCAGAATTTGTTTCCTTCGCAGGGCGCTCTCGGCCCTCCACCCTGTCAGCCTCCTCCGGGATATGCCCCTGTGCCCCCCCAGCCCTTTAACTCCCCCTTGTCCCCCCTGGTCCCACCGGCCACCCTCTTGGTTCCCTACCCTGTGATCGTCCCCTTGCCTGTGCCggtccccatccccatccccatcccggTGCCTCAGAGTTCTGAATCCAAGTTCAGCCCCAGTTTCCGAAAGCCGCCATCTTCCTTCGGCCTACACCCCTTTAAAGGCACCCAGACCCCTCTCCAGAAGGAGGAACTGAAGCCCTTCAACCTCTTCCCGCCGAGGGAGTACTTCCAGCTCGGCCGCCACACCGTCATCAAGATGGGGAGCGAGAACGAGGCCCTGGATCTCTCCATGAAGTCAGTGCCCTGGCTCAAGGCTGGCGAAGTCAGTCCCCCGATGTGCCAGGAAGATGCAGCCCTGGACCTGTCGCTGGCAGCCCACCGGAAATCTGAGCCTCCCCCTGAGACATTGTATGACAGCAGCGGGTCAGCGGACAGCCCAGGTCACACTGTGATGGAGAAACTTCCCAGTGGCACGGAAGTGCCCTTTGCCCCCACCACGCCCCATGAGGCCTCAGCCGTGATGGATAGTCACATGGGCAGCAGCGCCGCCTCCGAGCTGCCCAGCCAGCCCAGCGGTGAGGTCAAGGCTGAAAATAACATTGAGATTGTGAGCGAGTCCCAGGCAGCCAAGGTGATCGTCTCCGTGGAAGACACTGTGCCTACCATCTTCTGTGGCAAGCTCAAAGGCCTCTCGGGGGTGTCCACCAAAAACTTCTCCTTCAAAAGAGAAGACTCCATGCTTCAGGGCTATGACATCAACAGCCCAGGAGAAGAGTCCATGGGAAACACGGAGCCCCTTAGGAAACCCGTCAAAAACCGGAGCATAAAGTTAAAGAAAGTGAACTCCCAGGAAATACACATGCTCCCAATCAAAAAACAACGGCTGGCCACCTTTTTTCCAAGAAAGTAa